The following proteins come from a genomic window of Posidoniimonas polymericola:
- a CDS encoding MlaD family protein, whose translation MDDRQLKLGVGAIAIATPIVLFVLIGLNTPLSFTLGGGQRTVKIQASRAPGVGRNTPVRRDGVLIGRVESVKPVLGGVEITANVAPDNPVLVSDDAQIRPSSLFGDAIIEFTQDPAGDRTAVGPDMVIRAESAPDPLAALTELQVEVAPAIQSLGRAGDSVSLLAERINNALGDNLDGQRLGELILHLDQAATSFTVTMDSINSVIGEQGSQQQLRKAIADFPELVANLRNAASTADQAFRSLDGAVISATANLKNIESLTEPLGQKGAELVQLLTSSLENLDLILADARRFAASLNNGQGSLGRIVNERELYDNLNTTVYNANQTIIRINELAKQVRPILTDVRVVTDKVAREPGRIISGAIKPGPGIK comes from the coding sequence ATGGACGACCGCCAACTCAAGCTCGGCGTCGGAGCTATCGCCATCGCGACGCCGATCGTGCTGTTTGTGCTCATCGGGCTGAACACGCCGCTGTCGTTCACTTTGGGCGGCGGCCAGCGGACGGTCAAGATCCAGGCGTCACGCGCGCCGGGCGTCGGCCGCAACACGCCGGTCCGCCGCGACGGCGTGCTGATCGGCCGGGTGGAGAGCGTCAAGCCGGTGCTGGGCGGCGTCGAGATCACGGCCAACGTCGCGCCCGACAACCCGGTGCTGGTCAGCGACGACGCGCAGATCCGGCCGAGCTCGCTGTTCGGCGACGCCATCATCGAGTTCACCCAGGACCCGGCCGGCGACCGCACTGCCGTCGGGCCCGACATGGTGATCCGCGCCGAGTCGGCCCCCGACCCGCTCGCCGCGCTCACCGAGCTGCAGGTCGAGGTCGCTCCGGCGATCCAATCGCTTGGCAGGGCGGGGGACTCGGTCTCGCTGCTGGCGGAGCGGATCAACAACGCCCTGGGCGACAACCTCGACGGGCAGCGGCTGGGCGAGCTGATTCTGCACCTCGACCAGGCCGCCACGTCCTTTACGGTGACGATGGACTCGATCAACTCGGTGATCGGCGAGCAGGGATCGCAGCAGCAGCTCCGCAAGGCCATCGCCGACTTCCCCGAGCTGGTCGCCAACCTCCGCAACGCGGCCTCGACCGCCGACCAGGCGTTCCGCTCGCTCGACGGAGCCGTGATCAGCGCCACGGCCAACCTCAAGAACATCGAGAGCCTCACCGAGCCGCTCGGACAGAAGGGCGCCGAGCTGGTGCAGCTCCTGACCAGCAGCCTCGAGAACCTCGACCTGATCCTGGCCGACGCCCGCCGCTTTGCCGCCTCGCTCAACAACGGCCAGGGGAGCCTCGGCCGGATCGTCAACGAGCGGGAGCTGTACGACAACCTCAACACCACCGTGTACAATGCCAACCAGACGATCATCCGCATCAACGAGCTGGCCAAGCAGGTCCGCCCGATCCTGACCGACGTCCGCGTCGTGACCGACAAGGTCGCCCGCGAGCCCGGCCGCATCATCAGCGGCGCCATCAAGCCGGGGCCCGGCATCAAGTAG
- a CDS encoding substrate-binding domain-containing protein, with product MSGSQRFFVFGLLALIAAGVVWFRSEVYSNPQPLVEHPELVLVTGGSSPYWQLLAKGAVAAADELDADLELKIPADDEDAKQQTELLVKVHASEVDGVAISPLEAEGQTRLINDIAGHALVITVDSDAPQSNRIGFVGASNHAAGIQCAELVEEALGGGGKVVVLAANMTKQNMLERVQGIKEKVDGDAESEGAKVEIVDVLIDEGDAQRCQDQLIAALEAHPDLAGVVGLNSYHGGLIAECLKQKELDGKLKVVAFDALDETLDAIESGVIFATVAQDPYQYGYEAVARLVANCQRSGIQLPLVGGKNTMNISTQKLYAKDLEEYRRQFEKRMGAAESTKAEQAPENKE from the coding sequence ATGTCTGGCAGCCAGCGTTTCTTCGTCTTCGGTCTTCTCGCCCTGATCGCCGCCGGCGTCGTGTGGTTCCGGTCGGAGGTGTACAGCAATCCACAGCCGCTGGTCGAGCACCCCGAGCTAGTGCTAGTTACCGGCGGCAGCAGCCCCTACTGGCAGCTCCTCGCTAAGGGCGCCGTGGCGGCGGCCGACGAGCTGGACGCCGACCTCGAACTCAAAATCCCTGCGGACGATGAGGACGCCAAGCAGCAGACCGAGCTGCTGGTGAAGGTCCACGCCTCGGAGGTCGACGGCGTGGCGATCAGCCCCCTCGAGGCCGAGGGGCAGACCCGCCTGATCAATGATATCGCGGGCCACGCCCTCGTGATCACGGTCGACTCCGACGCGCCGCAGTCCAACCGGATCGGCTTCGTCGGCGCCAGCAACCACGCCGCGGGCATCCAGTGCGCCGAACTCGTTGAGGAGGCCCTCGGCGGGGGCGGCAAGGTCGTCGTGCTGGCGGCCAACATGACCAAGCAGAACATGCTGGAACGGGTCCAGGGAATCAAAGAAAAGGTGGACGGGGACGCGGAAAGCGAAGGGGCCAAGGTCGAGATCGTCGACGTCCTGATCGATGAGGGCGACGCCCAACGCTGCCAAGACCAGTTGATCGCGGCCCTCGAAGCGCACCCCGACCTGGCGGGCGTCGTGGGCCTGAACTCCTACCACGGCGGGCTGATCGCCGAGTGCCTGAAGCAGAAGGAGCTGGACGGCAAGCTCAAGGTCGTCGCGTTCGACGCCCTCGACGAAACCCTCGACGCTATCGAGAGCGGCGTGATCTTTGCGACCGTCGCCCAGGACCCGTACCAGTACGGCTACGAGGCGGTCGCTCGGCTGGTCGCCAACTGCCAACGCAGCGGCATCCAACTGCCGCTAGTGGGCGGCAAGAACACGATGAACATCAGCACCCAGAAGCTGTACGCCAAGGACCTCGAGGAGTACCGCCGACAGTTTGAGAAGCGGATGGGCGCCGCCGAGAGCACCAAAGCAGAGCAGGCGCCAGAAAACAAGGAGTAG
- a CDS encoding ABC transporter ATP-binding protein: MVAPAGPEQVPKIAATDVTVTFGHQTVLRHVTVAAAPGETLAVIGESGCGKTVLLKTLIRLVNPTDGVVTFEGEPIAKLGERKITHLRRRLGFVFQNAALFDSMSIADNVAFPLRDQHRMDREEAYELVAERLAEVGLPASVMLKKPAELSGGMRKRVGLARALANSPEVLLYDEPTTGLDPIMSDVINELILRTKHRRHVTSIVVTHDMHSARKVADRIVMLYPVARLEDDEPQILFDGTPDEIMECQDKRVAQFVRGEAGERLEEMQRN; the protein is encoded by the coding sequence ATGGTCGCCCCGGCAGGGCCCGAGCAGGTCCCCAAGATCGCCGCCACGGACGTCACCGTGACCTTCGGCCACCAGACCGTGCTGCGCCACGTGACCGTGGCCGCCGCCCCGGGCGAGACCCTCGCCGTGATCGGCGAGAGCGGCTGCGGCAAGACCGTGCTGCTCAAGACCCTCATCCGGCTGGTCAACCCGACCGACGGGGTCGTGACCTTCGAGGGCGAGCCGATCGCCAAGCTCGGCGAGCGCAAGATCACCCACCTGCGGCGGCGGCTGGGCTTCGTGTTCCAGAACGCCGCGCTGTTCGACAGCATGTCGATCGCGGACAACGTCGCGTTCCCGCTGCGGGACCAGCACCGCATGGACCGCGAGGAGGCCTACGAGCTGGTCGCCGAGCGGCTCGCCGAGGTCGGCCTGCCGGCCAGCGTGATGCTCAAGAAGCCGGCCGAGCTGTCTGGCGGCATGCGCAAACGCGTCGGCCTCGCCCGGGCGCTGGCCAACTCGCCCGAAGTGCTGCTGTACGACGAGCCGACCACGGGCCTCGACCCGATCATGAGTGACGTCATCAACGAGCTGATCCTCCGCACCAAGCACCGCCGCCACGTGACCAGCATCGTCGTGACGCACGACATGCACAGCGCCCGCAAGGTGGCCGACCGGATCGTGATGCTGTACCCGGTCGCCCGGCTGGAGGACGACGAGCCGCAGATCTTGTTCGACGGCACGCCGGACGAGATCATGGAGTGTCAGGACAAACGGGTCGCCCAGTTTGTCCGCGGCGAGGCGGGCGAGCGGCTCGAGGAGATGCAGCGGAACTAG
- a CDS encoding polyhydroxyalkanoic acid system family protein yields the protein MPRPVTVSVPHNLGQAEARRRIEDGFGQLQQQMTGGLGSMVSWQRHWEGDCLHFESGMLGQKLTGRLEILDDAVRMEIDLPEILAALADRISGKLRDAGRKLLEKK from the coding sequence GTGCCCCGTCCCGTCACTGTCAGTGTGCCGCACAACCTCGGCCAAGCCGAAGCACGGCGGCGGATCGAAGACGGCTTCGGCCAACTCCAGCAGCAGATGACCGGCGGTTTGGGCTCCATGGTCTCTTGGCAGCGGCATTGGGAGGGCGACTGCCTGCACTTCGAGTCGGGCATGCTCGGCCAGAAGCTGACCGGCCGGCTCGAGATCCTCGACGACGCGGTGCGGATGGAGATCGACCTGCCCGAGATCCTGGCGGCCCTCGCCGACCGGATCTCCGGCAAGCTCCGCGACGCCGGCCGCAAGCTGCTGGAGAAGAAGTAG
- a CDS encoding MlaE family ABC transporter permease, translating into MSTAEREAAAPRPPGILQGVRESLIDLGDVVLSTIESVGDIVLFGARTVGWTFTRLPNAETLLISLYQIGVRSLPVVALTGTFIGMVLAVQAYYQFRTFGMETRLGAMINLSMYRELGPVLAATMLAGRIGSSIAAELGTMRVTEQIDALESLGANPLRYLVVPRLLACLLMIPALTIMAMLMGVAGGAYYCIYIYDVDSFFYFNNANEAAGAWDVWYGVIKSFFFGGAIAIISCYRGFNCDPGAEGVGRASTIAFVQSFVVILVMDLGLSIMLDKVYFLVWPEEAL; encoded by the coding sequence ATGTCGACCGCCGAGAGAGAAGCCGCCGCCCCGCGACCGCCCGGGATCCTCCAGGGCGTGCGTGAGTCGCTGATCGACCTGGGCGACGTCGTGCTGAGCACGATCGAGAGCGTCGGCGACATCGTGCTGTTCGGCGCCCGGACCGTCGGCTGGACGTTCACCCGGCTGCCCAACGCCGAGACCCTGCTGATCAGCCTGTACCAGATCGGCGTGCGGAGCCTGCCGGTGGTCGCCCTGACGGGGACCTTCATCGGCATGGTGCTGGCGGTGCAGGCGTACTACCAGTTCCGCACCTTCGGGATGGAGACGCGCCTCGGCGCGATGATCAACCTGTCGATGTACCGCGAGCTTGGTCCGGTGCTGGCGGCCACGATGCTGGCCGGTCGGATCGGCAGCTCGATCGCGGCGGAGCTCGGCACGATGCGCGTCACCGAGCAGATCGACGCGCTCGAGTCGCTCGGCGCCAACCCGCTGCGGTACCTGGTGGTGCCGCGGCTGCTGGCGTGTCTGCTGATGATCCCCGCGCTCACGATCATGGCGATGCTGATGGGCGTGGCGGGCGGGGCCTACTACTGCATCTACATCTACGACGTCGACTCGTTCTTCTACTTCAACAACGCCAACGAGGCGGCCGGCGCGTGGGACGTCTGGTACGGCGTCATCAAGAGCTTCTTCTTCGGCGGAGCGATCGCCATCATCAGCTGCTACCGCGGCTTCAACTGCGACCCGGGCGCCGAGGGCGTCGGCCGCGCGTCGACCATCGCGTTCGTGCAGTCGTTCGTCGTGATCCTGGTGATGGACCTCGGGTTGAGCATCATGCTCGACAAGGTCTACTTCCTGGTCTGGCCCGAGGAGGCGCTCTGA
- a CDS encoding tetratricopeptide repeat protein produces the protein MSKPSRRRRAHWLAYLWPGLPHLWVSGSMAGLALAVAFTVLLNVLILATVVWPQWLAPRVQLACGASVALLWVAALIETRGELRRLAMQRETAEQLAADPDLESIDPADNRRSDALLRLAQRHYLRAEWSDAERSLRQLLKRDPEDTEAQLLLADTHRLMGRPVDALRRLRRLSTKEQADRWRFEVDREIARLESTDEPAQQDEAPRPAA, from the coding sequence ATGAGCAAGCCGTCCCGCCGACGCCGAGCCCACTGGTTGGCCTACCTGTGGCCGGGGCTCCCGCACTTGTGGGTCAGCGGCTCGATGGCCGGCCTGGCTCTAGCGGTAGCCTTTACGGTGCTGCTGAATGTTTTGATACTGGCGACTGTTGTGTGGCCGCAGTGGCTGGCGCCGCGGGTGCAATTGGCGTGCGGCGCCTCGGTGGCACTGCTCTGGGTCGCCGCGTTGATTGAAACCCGTGGCGAGCTAAGACGCTTGGCCATGCAGCGGGAAACGGCGGAGCAGCTTGCCGCCGACCCCGACCTGGAGTCGATCGACCCGGCGGATAACCGACGCTCCGACGCCCTGCTGCGTCTGGCGCAGCGGCACTACCTGCGGGCCGAGTGGTCCGACGCCGAGCGTTCGTTGCGGCAGCTGCTCAAACGAGACCCCGAGGACACCGAAGCGCAGCTGCTGCTGGCCGACACCCACCGCCTGATGGGCCGTCCGGTCGACGCGTTGCGACGGTTACGACGATTAAGCACTAAGGAGCAGGCCGACCGCTGGCGATTTGAGGTCGATCGAGAGATCGCCCGCCTGGAATCAACGGACGAGCCCGCACAACAAGACGAGGCCCCTCGACCGGCCGCATAA
- a CDS encoding thiamine phosphate synthase, protein MDAATLRILDASLNRAAEGLRVVEDYSRFVLDDGHLSKSAKQLRHDLNALAQSCLPHEWLHAARDTPGDVGATITTDAERTRATPWDVCAASLKRVEQSLRSIEEYGKLIDGRLVAGAEQLRYRTYTLEKALDTLRGCGARLTDCRLCVLIDGGPDGERFKRLVDILVAAGVGMLQLRDKQLESRALLDRARALVQATRGTPTLALINDRADIAAAAAADGVHLGQEDLTVADARRILGAEALIGVSTHNLAQARQAVLDGASYLGAGPTFESKTKSFESFAGLDYLGEVSTEVSLPTFAIGGITVENLPKVVATGAKRIAVASAVTAAADPAAAARGLMAGLVAGD, encoded by the coding sequence ATGGACGCCGCCACGCTGAGGATCTTGGACGCTTCGCTCAACCGCGCCGCCGAGGGGCTGCGGGTGGTAGAGGATTATTCGCGATTCGTGCTGGACGATGGACACCTGTCGAAATCCGCCAAACAACTGCGGCACGACCTCAACGCGCTCGCCCAGAGCTGCCTGCCGCACGAATGGCTGCACGCCGCCCGCGACACACCGGGCGATGTCGGCGCCACGATCACGACCGACGCCGAGCGCACCAGGGCGACCCCCTGGGACGTCTGCGCCGCCAGCCTAAAGCGGGTCGAGCAGTCGCTCCGCAGCATCGAGGAGTACGGCAAACTAATCGACGGCCGCCTGGTCGCCGGCGCCGAGCAGCTCCGCTACCGCACCTACACCCTGGAGAAGGCGCTCGACACGCTCCGCGGCTGCGGCGCGCGGCTGACCGATTGCCGCCTCTGCGTGCTGATCGACGGCGGGCCGGACGGCGAACGGTTTAAACGCTTAGTCGACATACTGGTCGCCGCCGGCGTCGGGATGCTGCAGCTGCGCGACAAGCAACTCGAAAGCCGCGCGCTGCTCGACCGGGCCCGCGCGCTCGTCCAGGCGACCCGCGGCACGCCGACCCTCGCCCTCATCAACGACCGCGCCGACATCGCCGCCGCCGCCGCGGCCGACGGCGTCCACCTCGGGCAAGAAGACCTGACGGTCGCCGACGCGCGGCGGATCCTCGGCGCCGAAGCCCTGATCGGCGTGTCGACCCACAACTTAGCGCAGGCCCGACAAGCCGTGCTCGACGGCGCCAGCTACCTCGGCGCGGGGCCCACGTTCGAATCGAAGACGAAGAGCTTCGAGTCGTTTGCCGGGCTCGACTACCTGGGCGAGGTCTCCACGGAGGTGAGCCTGCCGACGTTCGCCATTGGGGGAATCACGGTAGAGAACCTGCCGAAGGTCGTAGCGACCGGCGCGAAACGCATTGCGGTCGCCTCGGCGGTCACTGCGGCGGCCGATCCGGCTGCGGCGGCTCGGGGATTGATGGCTGGGCTTGTGGCTGGGGACTGA
- a CDS encoding ATP-dependent Clp protease ATP-binding subunit, with protein sequence MYERFTDRARKVMQLANQEAQRFNHEYIGTEHVLLGLIKEGSGVAANVLKNLDVDLRKIRLEVEKLVQSGPDMVTMGKLPQTPRAKKVIEYSMEEARNLNHNYVGTEHILLGLLREQEGVAAQVLMNLGLKLDEVREEVLNLLGHGIEGGESERGGRGGAPGEEEGEEGREGGGKKRNSRTPALDSFGRDLTELAKQRKLDPVIGREKEIERAIQVLCRRTKNNPVLLGEAGVGKTAIVEGFAQRVIDGNVPELLLERRIVVLDLAMMVAGTKYRGQFEERIKAVMNEVRRAKNTILFIDELHTLVGAGGAEGAIDASNVLKPALARGEIQCIGATTLDEYRKYIEKDSALARRFQEVMVEPTTPDDTKEILRGLRDRYEEHHRVQITDDAVESAVELSDRYITGRCLPDKAIDVIDEAGARVRLKSMSKPPNLKELDEEVEQLNRDKEEAVASQDFEKAAALRDQADKLKKKKTQITKEWREKSRENGGVVDEDVIAEVVSKMTGIPLTRMSTEDSLRLMKMEDELHKKVISQHEAIHAIAKAVRRSRSGLQDPKRPTGTFVFAGPTGVGKTLLAKALAEFMFGDEDALIQIDMSEYMEKHNVSRLIGAPPGYVGYEEGGQLTEQIRRRPYAVVLLDEIEKAHPEVFNMLLQLMEEGRLTDSFGRSVDFRNTIVIMTTNAGAEAIKNESAFGFQKPDNDASYDAMKTRVMDEIEKVFRPEFINRVNDVIVFRHLNGEDLKEVVDLELAKVRHRLEDKGLTLQLTEEAKEFVIKKGSNTDYGARPLRRAIESCIEDPLSEELLKGEFVGKDNIKVEVKLVGDKKQLVFEGQTTKHEDEAEPVGAAAGGEAEESSEE encoded by the coding sequence ATGTACGAACGCTTCACCGATCGCGCCCGCAAGGTGATGCAGCTGGCCAACCAAGAGGCCCAGCGTTTCAATCACGAATACATCGGCACGGAACACGTGCTGCTCGGCCTGATCAAAGAGGGGAGCGGCGTCGCGGCCAACGTGCTGAAGAACCTGGACGTCGACCTCCGCAAGATCCGCCTGGAGGTTGAGAAGCTCGTCCAGAGCGGCCCCGACATGGTCACCATGGGCAAGCTGCCCCAGACCCCCCGGGCGAAGAAGGTCATCGAGTACTCGATGGAAGAGGCCCGCAACCTCAACCACAACTACGTCGGCACCGAGCACATCCTGCTTGGCCTGCTGCGCGAGCAGGAGGGCGTGGCGGCTCAGGTGCTGATGAACCTCGGCCTGAAGCTCGACGAGGTCCGCGAGGAGGTCCTCAACCTGCTCGGCCACGGCATCGAGGGCGGCGAGAGCGAGCGCGGCGGACGCGGCGGAGCCCCCGGCGAGGAAGAGGGCGAAGAGGGCCGCGAGGGCGGCGGCAAGAAGCGCAACAGCCGCACCCCGGCGCTCGACAGCTTCGGCCGCGACCTGACCGAGCTCGCCAAGCAGAGGAAGCTCGACCCGGTGATTGGTCGCGAGAAGGAAATCGAGCGGGCGATCCAGGTGCTCTGCCGCCGGACCAAGAACAACCCCGTGCTGCTCGGCGAGGCGGGCGTCGGCAAGACGGCCATCGTCGAGGGCTTCGCCCAACGCGTGATCGACGGCAACGTGCCGGAGCTGCTGCTCGAGCGCCGCATTGTCGTGCTCGACCTGGCGATGATGGTCGCCGGCACCAAGTACCGCGGCCAGTTCGAAGAGCGCATCAAGGCGGTCATGAACGAGGTCCGCCGGGCGAAGAACACCATCCTGTTTATCGACGAGCTGCACACGCTGGTCGGTGCCGGCGGCGCCGAGGGCGCGATCGACGCGTCCAACGTGCTGAAGCCGGCCCTCGCCCGCGGCGAGATCCAGTGCATCGGCGCCACCACGCTCGACGAGTACCGCAAGTACATCGAGAAGGACTCGGCGCTCGCCCGCCGGTTCCAGGAGGTGATGGTCGAGCCGACCACCCCCGACGACACCAAGGAGATCCTCCGCGGCCTCCGCGACCGCTACGAGGAGCACCACCGCGTCCAGATCACCGACGACGCCGTCGAGTCGGCGGTCGAGCTGTCGGACCGCTACATCACCGGCCGCTGCCTGCCGGACAAGGCGATCGACGTCATCGACGAGGCCGGCGCCCGCGTGCGTCTGAAGTCGATGAGCAAGCCGCCAAACCTGAAGGAGCTGGACGAAGAGGTCGAGCAGCTCAACCGCGACAAGGAAGAGGCGGTCGCCAGCCAGGACTTCGAGAAGGCCGCCGCTCTGCGTGACCAGGCCGACAAGCTCAAGAAGAAGAAGACGCAGATCACCAAGGAGTGGCGCGAGAAGTCGCGCGAGAACGGCGGCGTCGTCGACGAGGACGTCATCGCCGAGGTGGTCAGCAAGATGACCGGCATCCCGCTCACCCGCATGAGCACCGAGGACAGCCTGCGGCTCATGAAGATGGAGGACGAGCTGCACAAGAAGGTCATCAGCCAGCACGAGGCGATCCACGCGATCGCCAAGGCGGTGCGGCGCAGCCGCTCCGGCCTGCAGGACCCGAAGCGGCCGACCGGCACCTTTGTGTTCGCCGGCCCGACCGGCGTCGGCAAGACGCTGTTGGCCAAGGCCCTGGCCGAGTTCATGTTCGGCGATGAGGACGCCCTCATCCAGATCGACATGTCCGAGTACATGGAGAAGCACAACGTCAGCCGCCTGATCGGGGCGCCCCCCGGGTACGTCGGCTACGAGGAAGGGGGTCAGCTCACCGAGCAGATCCGTCGCCGCCCGTACGCGGTCGTGCTGCTCGACGAGATCGAGAAGGCCCACCCCGAGGTCTTCAACATGCTGCTGCAGCTAATGGAGGAGGGTCGCCTGACCGACTCGTTCGGCCGCAGTGTCGACTTCCGGAACACGATCGTCATCATGACGACCAACGCCGGGGCCGAGGCGATCAAGAACGAGTCCGCGTTCGGCTTCCAGAAGCCCGACAACGACGCCAGCTACGACGCCATGAAGACCCGCGTGATGGACGAGATCGAGAAGGTTTTCCGTCCCGAGTTCATCAACCGCGTCAACGATGTCATCGTCTTCCGTCACCTCAACGGCGAGGACCTCAAGGAGGTTGTCGACCTGGAGCTGGCCAAGGTCCGCCACCGCCTGGAGGACAAGGGCCTGACCCTGCAGCTCACCGAAGAGGCGAAGGAGTTCGTCATCAAGAAGGGCTCCAACACCGACTACGGCGCGCGTCCGCTCCGCCGGGCGATCGAGTCGTGCATCGAGGACCCGCTGTCCGAGGAGCTGCTCAAGGGCGAGTTCGTCGGCAAGGACAACATCAAGGTCGAGGTCAAGCTGGTCGGCGACAAAAAGCAGCTGGTCTTCGAGGGCCAGACTACCAAGCACGAGGATGAGGCCGAGCCGGTCGGCGCCGCCGCCGGCGGCGAGGCCGAGGAATCTTCGGAAGAATAG
- a CDS encoding lipoprotein N-acyltransferase Lnb domain-containing protein yields MPRWSRYAGQAIANNGRHSIAAVEPIADDAACVTFDYFRHEGADWRAVAPVAGVRDVSGQTYNFSAPKTRKGENGPETLFRPSGLPRRKIPILNHVQCRFLFADDQPVRLYPNGGPTSGEPAHTLHDIIYSAEATGPEGVLFNLRDAVMGNMVCAHRLLSTQEMVFERVAVEGQYVVESAPLALKPDEQRRLLTRALQRSNRAGMDEPYYMLRLWGTNNCTSNPLEILDEVVSYDWLHWLGATLYRLPLSPRFYLRLRGLDSDPSFRKFLRVEFADYLNDPATRRRRRDHVKQAIADRRKAQGRGR; encoded by the coding sequence ATGCCCCGGTGGTCGCGCTACGCCGGCCAGGCGATCGCCAACAACGGGCGGCACTCGATCGCGGCGGTCGAGCCGATCGCCGACGACGCGGCGTGCGTCACGTTCGACTACTTCCGCCACGAGGGCGCCGACTGGCGGGCGGTGGCGCCGGTGGCCGGCGTCCGTGACGTGAGCGGGCAGACCTACAACTTCTCGGCCCCCAAGACCCGCAAGGGCGAGAACGGCCCGGAGACCCTGTTCCGCCCCAGCGGCCTGCCGCGGCGGAAGATCCCGATCCTCAACCACGTGCAGTGCCGTTTCCTGTTTGCCGACGACCAGCCGGTGCGGCTGTACCCGAACGGCGGCCCCACCTCCGGCGAGCCGGCCCACACGCTGCACGACATTATCTACTCGGCCGAGGCGACCGGGCCCGAGGGCGTGCTGTTCAACCTGCGGGACGCGGTCATGGGCAACATGGTCTGTGCGCACCGGCTGCTCTCGACGCAGGAGATGGTGTTCGAGCGGGTGGCGGTCGAGGGGCAGTACGTTGTCGAGTCGGCTCCGCTCGCGCTGAAGCCCGACGAGCAGCGGCGGCTGCTGACCAGGGCGCTGCAGCGGAGCAACCGCGCCGGCATGGACGAGCCCTACTACATGCTCCGGCTGTGGGGCACCAACAACTGCACCTCCAACCCGCTCGAGATACTGGACGAGGTCGTCTCGTACGACTGGCTGCACTGGCTCGGCGCGACGCTGTACCGGCTGCCGCTCAGCCCGCGGTTTTACCTGCGTCTGCGGGGGCTCGATTCCGACCCGTCCTTCAGGAAGTTCCTGCGGGTCGAGTTCGCCGACTACTTGAACGACCCCGCCACACGCCGCCGCCGCCGCGACCACGTCAAGCAGGCGATTGCCGACCGCCGCAAGGCGCAGGGACGCGGCCGTTAG
- a CDS encoding YceI family protein — MAPPQLAFAQEFSKQADAIKPVPVADGAAPISPANTQIEFIGLHVGDDPKPRLGGFAKYSGELGVADGKLTSVAVKIDTASIWTEFDKLTQHLNAADFFNTAEHPAAAFESTKITPGKKPGTVDISGELTFMGETKPFTFPATVSVSEKGITLVGSFDFNRIAHGITGHENGVEKLVKISVVVGQPSTHGADAAGGKTAGDDTGNGRAASGLAVGEEVEPWEPVHVSGPHKGTQACPVCTYMKAPAVVAFCRSGPETQAMIQQLEQLLADRQGGKLHAFVVLLDTPPVVASTMADAARLRLTSVCCLDPKTRAKDLEKYKINPAAENTVMVYKDYKVVANYNNLNVSEDPDTLEQAVDGALN, encoded by the coding sequence TTGGCGCCTCCCCAACTGGCGTTCGCCCAAGAGTTCAGCAAGCAGGCCGACGCGATCAAGCCGGTCCCGGTCGCCGACGGCGCCGCCCCGATCTCGCCCGCCAACACCCAGATCGAGTTCATCGGCCTGCACGTCGGCGACGACCCGAAGCCGCGGCTCGGCGGGTTCGCGAAGTACTCTGGCGAGCTCGGCGTCGCGGACGGCAAGCTGACGTCTGTCGCGGTGAAGATCGACACCGCTTCGATCTGGACCGAGTTCGACAAGCTCACCCAGCACCTCAACGCGGCCGACTTCTTCAACACGGCCGAGCACCCCGCGGCCGCGTTCGAGAGCACCAAGATCACGCCGGGCAAGAAGCCGGGCACGGTGGACATCTCCGGCGAATTGACCTTCATGGGCGAGACCAAGCCGTTCACGTTCCCCGCCACGGTGAGCGTCTCGGAGAAGGGGATCACGCTGGTGGGCTCGTTTGATTTCAACCGCATAGCCCACGGCATCACGGGGCACGAGAACGGCGTCGAGAAGCTGGTGAAAATCAGCGTCGTGGTCGGGCAGCCGTCGACCCACGGCGCCGACGCCGCAGGCGGCAAGACCGCGGGCGACGACACGGGCAACGGCCGCGCCGCCTCAGGCCTGGCGGTGGGCGAGGAGGTCGAGCCGTGGGAGCCGGTGCACGTCTCTGGCCCTCACAAGGGGACCCAGGCCTGCCCGGTCTGCACCTACATGAAGGCCCCGGCCGTGGTCGCGTTCTGCAGGTCCGGCCCGGAGACCCAGGCGATGATTCAGCAGCTCGAGCAGCTGCTCGCCGACCGGCAGGGCGGCAAGCTGCACGCGTTCGTCGTGCTGCTCGACACGCCGCCGGTGGTCGCCTCGACCATGGCGGACGCCGCGCGGCTGAGGCTGACTTCGGTCTGCTGCCTCGACCCGAAGACCCGCGCTAAGGACCTCGAGAAGTACAAGATCAACCCGGCCGCCGAGAACACGGTGATGGTCTACAAGGACTACAAGGTAGTAGCGAACTACAACAACCTGAACGTCTCCGAGGACCCGGACACATTGGAGCAGGCCGTTGACGGGGCGCTGAACTAG